The Podospora pseudocomata strain CBS 415.72m chromosome 3, whole genome shotgun sequence genome window below encodes:
- a CDS encoding hypothetical protein (EggNog:ENOG503PFGC; COG:S), translated as MSPHPGTKPTAQPTTSLILPCNPSQFQNTTMTTQSTTTPTALQIPEILSQIFLHLPPLDLITSTTRVSRLWHSLLETDPLLQRHLFFLPDPAWTTYPSFIPSPRKINPFFKTVFSLFFHPAFLGEMGVFYAARASQPHSNGNPQEGRLAHWSDEKRERMLRKGASWRRMGCWMGVHTRMGFMEREPSGGVVTVREQAYCFVKRDEGGGYGHVLTMGDFYDWIIEALGTVSKTLKTSGHNEDLNMMVWVIIWGQKLGGGSYEKGVEAFSQCRRVILRNGDKISEDEQDEMTKDGAANRAEREGRDAEHLHQERQGLATMMDCYVGLEWRFRMLYMPRPDAVESRDSRVDIRKFMSADGRDGFRTVNALVPGLGRYHSAWVGEPSIGHLLVG; from the exons ATGTCCCCACATCCAGGCACCAAGCCAACAGCCCAGCCGACAA CGTCACTCATCTTACCCTGCAATCCTTCTCAgttccaaaacaccaccatgacaacacaatccaccaccacccctacCGCCCTCCAAATCCCTGAAATCCTCTCCCAAAtattcctccacctcccccctctcgaCCTCATCACAAGCACCACCCGCGTCTCCCGCCTCTGGCACTCCCTCCTCGAAACcgaccccctcctccagcgccacctcttcttcctccccgaccCCGCCTGGACCACCTACCCGTCCTTCATCCCCTCTCCACGAAAAatcaaccccttcttcaagacTGTCTTTTCCCTGTTCTTTCACCCCGCCTTTCTGGGCGAGATGGGTGTCTTTTACGCCGCTCGGGCTTCACAGCCTCATTCGAATGGCAACCCACAAGAGGGAAGGCTGGCGCATTGGAGTGacgaaaagagagagaggatgcTGAGAAAGGGtgcgagctggaggaggatgggctGCTGGATGGGGGTGCACACCAGGATGGGTTTTATGGAGAGGGAACCGTCCGGGGGGGTGGTCACTGTGCGGGAACAGGCTTATTGCTTTGTGAAAAGGGACGAGGGGGGCGGGTATGGGCATGTCTTAACGATGGGGGACTTTTACGACTGGATTATTGAGGCGTTGGGCACCGTTTCAAAAACGTTGAAGACGAGTGGCCATAATGAGGATCTCAACATGATGGTGTGGGTTATCATCTGGGGGCAGAAGCTGGGCGGTGGAAGTTACGAGAAGGGTGTGGAGGCGTTTTCTCAATGCCGAAGGGTTATCTTGAGAAATGGTGACAAGATCTCGGAGGATGAGCAGGATGAGATGACAAAAGATGGTGCCGCAAACCGagcggagagggagggacgTGATGCGGAGCATCTACATCAAGAGCGCCAAGGTTTAGCTACGATGATGGACTGTTATGTTGGGCTGGAATGGCGATTCCGGATGCTTTACATGCCACGACCAGACGCAGTGGAAAGCAGAGACAGTCGGGTGGATATCCGAAAGTTTATGAGCGCTGATGGACGTGATGGCTTCCGGACGGTGAACGCACTCGTTCCAGGCCTGGGTCGTTATCACTCCGCATGGGTTGGGGAACCCTCGATTGGCCATCTATTGGTGGGCTAA
- a CDS encoding hypothetical protein (EggNog:ENOG503P3IQ; COG:S), giving the protein MSLIAARTRAQRKQIAGSTSGTEIHLADETETPAPPLPSQPAAKPYITALPTKPPISLTRLPRDDHNLLLKKQHFLQKYAITVPRTLKRNAPHAVSATLVFAQQEAGTAVCINPSGLLLTCAHCVAGDETELDLEKVHWLLFASGRAASAKCLAWDSQRDLALLQVTAASAAAPGDLPEGVSFPSVTLADGAPQLGAGLVCIGHPGSEDLEASEAGISTGYDVLHLSSGSFCGYAEGQDVQDNSEIGALQHDCWTYWGHSGAPLLDARTGKLVGMHSSWDDETGMRRGVALEAIKMFLKARV; this is encoded by the coding sequence ATGAGTCTCATTGCTGCCCGCACTCGGGCTCAAAGAAAGCAGATCGCCGGCAGCACAAGCGGCACAGAAATCCATCTCGCTGATGAGACAGAAACACCAGCCCCACCACTGCCATCCCAACCCGCAGCAAAGCCCTACATCAcagccctccccaccaaaccaccaatCAGCCTGACGCGTCTACCACGCGacgaccacaacctcctcctcaaaaagcAACACTTTCTCCAAAAATACGCGATCACCGTTCCCAGAACCCTCAAGCGGAATGCGCCCCACGCCGTCTCAGCAACACTCGTCTTTGCCCAGCAGGAGGCCGGCACAGCCGTGTGTATTAACCCCTCGGGCCTCCTACTAACATGTGCACACTGCGTAGCGGGGGATGAGACTGAGTTGGATCTGGAAAAGGTCCACTGGCTTCTCTTCGCGTCTGGCAGGGCTGCGTCTGCCAAGTGTCTGGCGTGGGATTCGCAGAGGGACCTTGCGCTGTTGCAGGTCACCGCGgcttcagcagcagcgcctGGGGATCTCCCAGAAGGCGTTTCTTTCCCATCAGTGACACTAGCAGATGGGGCACCCCAGCTCGGGGCAGGCTTGGTCTGTATTGGCCACCCTGGCAGTGAAGACCTCGAAGCCAGTGAGGCGGGAATATCGACGGGGTATGATGTGCTGCATCTTAGCAGCGGGTCATTCTGCGGGTATGCCGAGGGACAGGATGTGCAGGACAACTCTGAGATTGGGGCGCTGCAGCATGATTGTTGGACGTATTGGGGCCACAGCGGCGCTCCGTTGTTGGACGCCAGGACGGGGAAGCTTGTTGGGATGCACTCTTCTTGGGATGATGAGACTGgtatgaggaggggggttgcgCTGGAGGCGATTAAGATGTTTTTGAAGGCACGTGTTTGA
- a CDS encoding hypothetical protein (EggNog:ENOG503P2GJ): MVSATALLLGASLSFVSAHPGNLSPRLTVPGRWESLGGAFTPYAPSVVAWGPNRLDLFGVGLNSAMWHRWWDGRSWNNWESLGGQLTSSLIPAAHKWWDGRSWGGFEDLGGQIEGDPSVVAWGPNRLDVFAKGKDSAIWHRWWNGRAWGGWESMGGRMKGSTSTTAWSANRLDLFAVSAQDSSLQHKWWDGSRWNSGWENLGGTLHSDPVAVSWGPNRIDVFACEEGLDSQVVGWAEMGRLGELGGVLESTPVVVSDQANRLDVYVLGTDSALWHRYWDGTAWRPWRSFGGTLVSKPAVASWGPDRVDAFAFGTDYAIWHNW, translated from the exons ATGGTCTCCGCCACCGCTCTCCTCCTGGGCGCAAGCCTCTCCTTCGTTTCTGCCCACCCCGGCAATCTCTCTCCCCGTCTCACGGTCCCTGGCCGTTGGGAGTCCCTTGGTGGAGCTTTTACCCCCTATGCTCCCTCTGTCGTCGCCTGGGGACCCAACCGTCTCGACCTCTTTGGCGTCGGGCTCAACAGCGCCATGTGGCACCGTTGGTGGGACGGCCGCTCGTGGAATAACTGGGAGTCCCTTGGTGGACAGCTCACCTCTTCCCTTATCCCCGCTGC CCACAAGTGGTGGGATGGCCGCAGCTGGGGTGGCTTCGAGGATCTCGGAGGCCAGATCGAGGGTGACCCGTCCGTCGTGGCCTGGGGTCCCAACCGTCTGGATGTGTTTGCCAAAGGCAAGGATTCGGCCATCTGGCATAGATGGTGGAACGGGCGCGCATGGGGAGGCTGGGAGTCGATGGGCGGTCGCATGAAGGGTTCCACCTCGACGACTGCTTGGTCTGCCAACCGTCTTGACCTGTTTGCCGTCTCGGCTCAGGACTCTTCTCTCCAGCATaagtggtgggatgggagcaGATGGAACAGCGGATGGGAGAATCTCGGCGGGACTCTGCATTCTGACCCTGTGGCGGTGTCTTGGGGGCCGAACAGGATCGATGTCTTTGCT TGCGAAGAGGGACTTGATTCACAagtggtgggatgggcggAGATGGGCAGGCTGGGAGAGCTTGGTGGTGTGTTGGAGTCTACGCCTGTTGTGGTTTCGGACCAGGCCAACAGGCTGGATGTCTATGTCCTTGGAACTGACAGCGCGTTGTGGCATAGATACTGGGACGGCACCGCTTGGAGACCGTGGAGAAGCTTTGGTGGGACTCTAGTCAGCAAGCCGGCTGTTGCTTCCTGGGGGCCTGATCGCGTTGATGCGTTTGCTTTCGGCACTGATTATGCTATTTGGCACAACTGGTGA
- a CDS encoding hypothetical protein (CAZy:AA3; COG:E; EggNog:ENOG503NWR9) → MSVIIQPNRTRHASSSGTMQLAKTLGQYQAPGKRTCHDVACAFLRTQNPRQPPRRETADSSILSSAALSHHPPRSDMFLQRVLALGAACASLSLVRAVDLTGYEYVVVGSGAGGGPLAARLALAGHKTLLIEAGDDQGQSINYTVPAYHARVSEDPKLAWNFFVRHYADDERQARDWKTSYDTPDGTIYSGLNPPKGSKMKGVLYPRTGSLGGCTSHNAMVAVYPHESDFNYISTLTGDSSWRPDNMRKYFARMERKQYINGLYKGHGRDGWFTTEVAPLTIPLKDPQLLATLTGGASALGSLSNQILNVGTLLAGDLNADSSLRDRQPAYYQIPISTDKGTRLGTREFVVSVRDAKNPDGSKKYPLDVRLNCHVTKVIFDKKSSPPRAIGVEFLDGAYLYRASPLSTGAKGTPGSARASREVILAGGTYNSPQLLKLSGIGPKDELKSFNIPVLVDLPGVGANLQDHYETAVTARAPRSYNALKDCTFLFNTTDDPCLDKWQRPILGDRGTYASNGFAAAMLSKSTTTPDGSFDTFVFGGPVNFHGYYPGYSYAAVAESDLWTWAVLKAHPRNTAGFVRLRSADPLDVPEINYNYFDTGSGDWRADIQTIVEGIELAREALRKQPVRTNEILPGAGTNTREELEAYIKDTSWGHHASSTCPIGPDGDPMAVLDSKFRVRGVKGLRVVDASVYPRIPGTFTAVSTMMVAEKAADDILAEAN, encoded by the exons ATGAGCGTCATCATCCAGCCAAACCGAACACGACATGCGAGTTCATCAGGGACAATGCAGCTTGCTAAAACTTTGG GGCAGTACCAAGCCCCTGGGAAGCGCACATGTCACGATGTTGCATGTGCTTTCTTGCGGACACAAAATCCTCGGCAACCCCCCAGACGGGAGACTGCAGACAGCAGCATCCTCTCCTCGGCTGccctctctcaccaccctccccgctcTGACATGTTTCTCCAACGTGTCCTGGCCCTTGGGGCTGCATGTGCAAGTCTCAGCCTCGTTCGCGCCGTTGACCTCACGGGCTACGAGTACGTAGTAGTTGGTTCCGGCGCAGGAGGTGGCCCTCTGGCTGCGcgtcttgcccttgccggtCACAAAACACTCTTGATCGAGGCCGGCGACGATCAGGGACAGAGCATCAACTACACCGTACCAGCATACCATGCCCGAGTATCCGAAGACCCCAAGCTTGCTTGGAACTTCTTCGTCCGTCACTATGCCGACGACGAACGCCAGGCAAGAGACTGGAAGACCAGCTACGACACACCAGATGGCACCATCTACTCTGGCCTCAACCCTCCTAAAGGGTCCAAGATGAAGGGTGTTCTCTACCCCAGGACCGGATCACTTGGCGGGTGCACTTCGCACAATGCCATGGTGGCCGTGTATCCTCACGAGTCTGATTTTAACTACATCAGCACCCTTACGGGGGATAGCTCATGGCGGCCCGACAATATGCGCAAGTACTTTGCCcggatggagaggaagcagTATATCAACGGTCTTTACAAGGGACATGGAAGAGATGGTTGGTTCACCACCGAGGTTGCCCCCCTGACCATTCCCCTCAAAGATCCTCAACTGCTGGCCACCCTGACCGGCGGTGCTTCTGCCCTCGGAAGCCTCAGCAACCAGATCTTGAACGTCGGCACTCTTCTCGCAGGCGACCTCAATGCGGACAGCAGTCTCCGTGATAGACAGCCTGCCTACTACCAGATCCCCATCAGCACCGACAAGGGAACCCGTCTCGGAACCCGCGAGTTTGTCGTCTCCGTCCGGGACGCCAAGAACCCTGACGGCAGCAAGAAGTACCCTCTCGATGTTCGCCTCAACTGCCATGTCACCAAGGTCATCTTCGACAAGAAGTCTTCCCCTCCCAGGGCCATTGGTGTGGAGTTCCTCGACGGCGCCTACCTCTACCGCGCCAGCCCTCTGTCCACTGGAGCCAAGGGAACCCCCGGGTCTGCCCGCGCCTCGAGAGAGGTCATTCTCGCCGGCGGCACCTACAACTCGCCccagcttctcaagctcTCTGGCATTGGCCCCAAGGACGAGCTCAAATCTTTCAACATCCCCGTCCTCGTCGATCTTCCTGGTGTCGGCGCCAACCTCCAGGACCACTACGAGACGGCGGTGACAGCCCGCGCTCCCCGTTCCTACAACGCCCTCAAGGACTGCACgttcctcttcaacaccaccgacgaccCCTGCCTCGACAAATGGCAGCGTCCCATCCTCGGTGACCGCGGCACCTACGCCTCCAACGGCTTCGCAGCCGCCATGCTCTccaagtccaccaccaccccggaCGGCTCCTTCGACACGTTTGTCTTTGGCGGCCCGGTCAACTTCCACGGGTACTATCCGGGCTACAGCTACGCCGCCGTTGCCGAGTCCGACCTCTGGACCTGGGCCGTCCTCAAGGCTCACCCCCGCAACACGGCCGGTTTTGTGCGCCTTCGGTCCGCCGACCCGTTGGACGTACCCGAGATCAACTACAACTACTTCGACACCGGCAGTGGAGACTGGAGGGCGGATATCCAGACTATTGTTGAGGGTATTGAGCTCGCGCGGGAGGCGCTGCGCAAGCAGCCTGTCCGGACGAACGAGATTCTCCCTGGTGCGGGGACGAATACGAGAGAGGAGCTGGAAGCTTACATCAAGGATACTAGCTGGGGTCATCACGCCAGCTCGACCTGCCCTATTGGTCCTGACGGTGACCCGATGGCCGTGCTGGACAGCAAGTTCCGGGTCAGAGGCgtgaaggggttgagggtggtcgATGCTAGTGTGTATCCCAGGATTCCGGGCACATTCACTGCTGTGTCGACCATGATGGTGGCCGAAAAGGCTGCGGATGACATTCTGGCCGAGGCCAACTGA
- a CDS encoding hypothetical protein (COG:U; EggNog:ENOG503NYFM): MVAFESEVLSKLCSQDQLELLDAIDQLRLQGINNYVSLPQIIVCGDQSSGKSSVLQAISGVSFPVNGNLCTRFPTELVLRRTPHVSAKVSIVPSDSRTESEQASLRGFQEHLDDFAGLPKLIDEAKLAMGISTHGKAFAKDILRVEITGPDRPHLTIVDLPGLIHSPTRQQSASDVELIQEVVQGYMNEPRCIILAVVSAKNDFANQVVLKLARAVDNIGSRTLGVITKPDDLTPGSDREALYLSLARNQQFEFRLGWHVLRNMDSEKGTSTLGERDANEAEFFRKGSWTGLHSSHLGISNLRTRLSKVLLGQIAAELPSLLSEIDEKFKACQLQLETLGQPRDSPDEQRRYLLHLSQAFQALVTASTSGSYNGEFFEDAMTAVGYKQRIRAVIQNLNEAFAEELAKAGHFRAIGDFESTSNLGASLKPQQVTRDEFLNHIEEVIRRTRGRELPGTFNPLVVVTLFHEQSQHWGQVARQHVEKMWRAAGRFLELVIDHIADRSTSRGLKNEISGPAMQRIRKEVADKTAELVAPHQKGHPITYNHYFTETLQKVRRERDSKRTARILRNFFQISDTNDLTSVPIAHPDSGDVAMWDIQSLVTSLADTNEPDMCRFAANEALDCLNAYYKVALKRFVDDVAVEVIETKLISVLHDILSPLGVYEMSTTLISRIAGESEENRAEREQLTKQLDVLRNGLETCKRFAGFRASGDSVFVSIKAAGNSPMTGDYDSDMESLVKIEETDTQRERETSSIRSPPISLEEPEPGPEVELEPEPEPEPESEPEPEPEPEEYNSSPRVQNKKRVWRAGKITY, from the exons ATGGTGGCTTTCGAGAGTGAGGTCCTGAGCAAGCTATGCTCCCAGGATCAGCTCGAACTCCTTGACGCCATCGATCAGCTTCGCTTACAGGGGATCAACAACTATGTTTCCCTTCCTCAAATCATCGTGTGTGGAGATCAATCTTCAGGCAAAAGCTCCGTGCTACAGGCCATCTCGGGGGTGTCGTTCCCAGTCAATGGAAACCTCTGCACTCGCTTTCCTACCGAGTTAGTTTTGCGCCGGACACCCCACGTAAGCGCCAAAGTATCTATCGTCCCAAGCGACTCTCGGACCGAATCTGAACAGGCTTCGCTGCGTGGATTCCAGGAACACCTAGACGACTTTGCGGGTCTCCCCAAGCTGATCGACGAGGCTAAGCTTGCGATGGGCATTTCAACACATGGTAAAGCCTTCGCCAAAGACATCCTCAGGGTTGAAATCACAGGTCCTGACCGTCCGCACCTCACCATCGTTGATCTGCCTGGTCTCATTCACTCTCCGACAAGGCAGCAGTCGGCCTCCGATGTTGAGCTTATCCAAGAAGTTGTGCAGGGCTATATGAACGAGCCCAGGTGCATCATCTTGGCTGTCGTCTCTGCCAAGAATGACTTTGCCAACCAGGTGGTCCTCAAGCTGGCGCGTGCCGTGGACAACATTGGTAGTCGGACATTGGGAGTCATCACAAAGCCCGATGACTTGACCCCAGGATCTGACCGTGAAGCTCTTTATCTATCTCTCGCAAGAAACCAGCAGTTCGAGTTTCGCCTTGGCTGGCACGTACTGAGGAATATGGATTCTGAGAAAGGCACTTCAACTCTGGGTGAGCGTGATGCCAACGAAGCAGAGTTCTTCCGCAAAGGTTCCTGGACCGGGTTGCATTCTTCTCATCTCGGCATTTCCAACTTGAGGACTCGTCTAAGCAAGGTTCTTCTGGGACAGATTGCAGCTGAACTCCCGAGCTTGCTGAGCGAGATTGACGAAAAGTTCAAAGCCTGTCAACTTCAGCTCGAAACGCTCGGCCAACCCAGAGATTCGCCTGACGAACAAAGACGGTACCTCCTTCACCTAAGCCAGGCGTTCCAGGCTTTAGTTACGGCTTCAACGAGCGGCAGTTACAACGGCGAGTTCTTCGAGGACGCAATGACAGCGGTTGGATATAAACAGCGCATCCGAGCTGTCATCCAGAACCTCAATGAAGCGTTCGCCGAGGAGTTGGCAAAGGCGGGGCATTTTCGGGCCATTGGGGATTTTGAGTCAACATCAAACCTCGGGGCTTCGCTCAAACCACAGCAGGTGACGAGGGATGAATTTTTGAACCACATTGAGGAGGTGATTCGGAGGACCCGTGGACGGGAGCTGCCGGGCACGTTCAACCCACTGGTTGTTGTGACGCTTTTTCATGAGCAATCTCAGCACTGGGGACAGGTTGCTCGCCAGCATGTCGAGAAGATGTGGCGAGCTGCTGGTCGCTTTCTAGAATTGGTCATCGATCACATTGCAGACCGCTCAACCTCTCGTGGGCTGAAGAACGAGATCTCCGGGCCTGCCATGCAAAGAATCAGGAAGGAGGTAGCCGACAAGACCGCCGAGCTGGTTGCCCCGCATCAAAAGGGTCATCCCATCACATACAACCACTATTTCACCGAAACGCTCCAGAAGGTCCGGCGCGAGAGGGACTCCAAGAGGACAGCGAGAATTCTTCGTAACTTCTTCCAGATTTCTGACACAAATGATTTGACCAGCGTGCCGATTGCGCACCCTGACTCGGGCGATGTTGCTATGTGGGATATCCAGAGCTTGGTTACGTCCCTTGCCGACACCAACGAGCCAGATATGTGCCGCTTTGCAGCCAACGAAGCTTTGGATTGCCTGAACGCCTACTATAAG GTTGCCTTGAAACGTttcgttgatgatgttgctgttgaggtcATTGAGACAAAGCTCATCTCTGTTTTGCACGACATTCTTTCCCCACTCGGCGTGTATGAGATGTCAACCACGCTGATTTCTCGCATCGCGGGAGAGTCCGAAGAGAATCGCGCCGAACGTGAACAGCTTACCAAACAGCTTGATGTCTTGCGAAACGGTCTTGAGACTTGTAAGAGGTTCGCGGGGTTTCGGGCCAGTGGTG ACTCAGTATTTGTGTCTATCAAGGCAGCTGGCAATTCCCCTATGACTGGCGACTACGATAGCGACATGGAATCTCTGGTGAAGATAGAAGAAACCGATACACAGCGAGAACGGGAAACATCTTCTATTAGGTCACCACCCATCTCGCTAGAAGAGCCAGAACCGGGACCGGAAGTAGAGCTTGAGCCGGAGCctgagccggagccggagtcGGAGCCTGAGCCGGAGCCTGAGCCCGAAGAGTACAACTCGTCTCCGCGAGTTCAGAACAAGAAAAGGGTTTGGAGGGCAGGGAAGATAACCTATTAG
- a CDS encoding hypothetical protein (COG:S; EggNog:ENOG503NZ3B), protein MESRGSMEHTVRPFSITDRGPPLLAIDAAALGLALIATLLRCYVRIRLVRAFGVDDWLMAAAMVTFSAYCSFSIAGVTYGTGQHIEDLPPENNATAKKWWWCCYLAYSATMILSKLSIAYFLLRVTISRIHRWIIYFSAIITVASCATFFFVSLFQCYPVYYFWTKHMDPDGGTCIDMQVVIGLAYLFSAMSIMSDFTFALLPAWIVSHLNMRTRTKAALITLMGLGCLASAAVVVRLPYMHHIASEDFLYDTTDIAIWSTVEQCLAITAGCLATLQPLAKSIGYRLGLTTRPSLPLSNSAYKMTGGEISVRRSFTRRTETFSSCAVNLRGIPLEEGGLKLQPGISGYTAMCYNTSGAGSQEELRPSQVDRPEIGDSDPNLKEEEVIAVTVTVRAKEGSP, encoded by the exons ATGGAATCGAGAGGAAGCATGGAACACACGGTGAGGCCGTTCTCGATCACAGATCGCGGGCCTCCGCTGCTTGCCATTGATGCAGCTGCTCTGGGACTCGCCCTGATTGCCACGCTTTTACGATGTTATGTCCGCATACGACTCGTCCGCGCCTTTGGCGTTGACGACTGGCTGATGGCCGCAGCCATGGTCACCTTTTCGGCCTACTGTTCTTTTTCCATCGCCGGCGTCACCTACGGCACCGGACAGCATATCGAGGATCTCCCCCCAGAAAACAATGCGACCGCCAAGAAG tggtggtggtgttgctatCTAGCCTACTCGGCCACCATGAtcctctccaagctctccATCGCCTACTTCCTCTTGCGCGTCACCATCAGCCGAATCCACCGCTGGATCATTTACTTTTCCGCCATCATTACCGTTGCCAGTTGCGCCACCTTCTTTTTCGTGTCACTCTTTCAGTGCTATCCAGTGTATTATTTCTGGACAAAGCACATGGACCCCGACGGCGGGACTTGCATCGACATGCAGGTTGTGATTGGCCTGGCCTACCTCTTCAGCGCCATGAGCATCATGTCGGACTTTACATTCGCTCTTTTACCAGCATGGATTGTGTCACATTTGAACATGCGGACACGGACAAAGGCTGCCTTGATCACCCTCATGGGATTGGGTTGTTT AGCCAGcgccgccgttgttgttCGCCTCCCCTATATGCACCACATTGCCAGCGAGGACTTTCTCTACGACACCACCGATATCGCCATTTGGTCCACCGTCGAGCAATGCCTGGCCATCACGGCCGGTTGCCTCGCCACACTGCAACCCCTGGCCAAGTCTATTGGCTACAGGCTGGGACTCACTACGCGTCCGAGCCTtcccctcagcaacagcgcCTACAAAATGACGGGGGGCGAGATCTCAGTGAGGAGGTCATTTACCAGAAGAACAGAGACCTTCTCGTCGTGCGCCGTCAACCTGCGAGGCATCCCactcgaggagggtggtctGAAGTTGCAGCCGGGAATCTCGGGGTATACCGCCATGTGTTATAACACGAGCGGTGCGGGCAGCCAAGAGGAACTGAGACCAAGTCAAGTCGACAGGCCGGAAATAGGGGATTCGGACCCGAACctcaaggaagaggaggtaaTTGCTGTCACTGTAACGGTCAGGGCAAAGGAAGGAAGCCCATAA
- a CDS encoding hypothetical protein (EggNog:ENOG503PHNN), which translates to MKSFAAIILTALLGSAVAAPLEPRVDAQEFDVSEFTAGCIPHGTLCTIRFKVATNQMPYATECGFSGTPLGSSSLPDTGFATCTDPSIIWSFRRVQTADATGPAPFYELALSNAGQNIAAAKFWPASAFPILQSGASFYQQYNGEQRFVIHQ; encoded by the exons ATGAAGTCCTTCGCCGCCATCATTCTCACCGCCCTGCTCGGCTCTGCCGTCGCTGCTCCCCTTGAGCCCCGTGTCGATGCTCAGGAGTTTGATGTCTCCGAGTTTACCGCCGGCTGCATCCCCCACGGAACTCTCTGCAC CATTCGCTTCAAGGTAGCCACCAACCAGATGCCCTACGCCACCGAGTGCGGCTTCTCTGGCACGCCGCTCGGCTCCAGCTCTCTTCCCGACACCGGCTTCGCCACATGTACCGACCCGAGCATCATCTGGTCGTTCCGTCGCGTCCAGACTGCTGATGCAACCGGGCCTGCTCCCTTTTACGAGCTTGCTCTGTCCAACGCGGGTCAGAACATTGCTGCGGCCAAGTTCTGGCCTGCGTCGGCTTTTCCCATCTTGCAGTCGGGCGCATCGTTTTATCAGCAGTACAATGGCGAGCAGAGGTTCGTCATTCATCAATGA